A section of the Calditrichota bacterium genome encodes:
- a CDS encoding tetratricopeptide repeat protein — protein sequence MIRHWFGVLSADVPGGFWVWIALILIGWFTAWFVYRTSELVDRRKFTRWLVWIFILSIFIYGGLWWVFRPPARHERVALATPGGFRIDPSHPENYAVQYETFLKLSRWLPPDRFIVYSPDWVYRIIPKACSTRKDSIRSFLKRMKVDRLIWIRWRPESHQLVWVSEELRRKIPGKSQTYSGKTVSAALENGLRDFYTDKDSLKQLARLQRVDFQATPDQWRQFARGKLQLLTNDLTGAEKTFQGILTESPQSCLGWVGLAESHLQRVVAKQALGGYLADDLASAYSAVVNARNAAPNWSLVHLLEGKYYIFMEIWSKAQESLFKSYRLYPNSDALYIALSRLHPSRLRKIGFYSIRQTLHRAVFMNPASIPAHLLMADVLYRQHDLAEAEKQYKELLAFNPDLKDGLMELGKFYINTTNYAGARRIFQRLVRQDSTDAISIYNLGVIAFLEARPDEAIPYFEKALAVGHVVNSYLYLAKIYEQKGETDRAISFLRKRIHFKSGPNDPFAEEARKHLVVLLNRKAAK from the coding sequence ATGATCAGGCATTGGTTCGGGGTTCTCTCGGCAGATGTACCGGGGGGATTTTGGGTGTGGATCGCTTTAATCCTGATTGGGTGGTTTACGGCCTGGTTTGTTTATCGAACGTCTGAACTGGTAGACAGGCGAAAATTCACGAGGTGGCTGGTCTGGATTTTCATCCTGTCTATTTTTATTTATGGGGGACTTTGGTGGGTGTTTCGGCCCCCTGCCCGGCATGAACGGGTGGCCCTGGCCACGCCGGGCGGTTTCCGGATCGATCCTTCTCACCCGGAAAATTACGCCGTTCAGTATGAAACCTTTCTTAAATTATCTCGCTGGCTTCCCCCCGACCGATTTATTGTGTATTCGCCCGACTGGGTGTACCGGATTATTCCAAAGGCCTGTTCAACCCGGAAGGATTCCATTCGTTCATTTCTGAAACGAATGAAAGTGGACCGGCTCATCTGGATCCGCTGGCGCCCGGAATCTCACCAGCTCGTTTGGGTGTCGGAAGAGCTGCGTCGAAAAATACCGGGAAAAAGCCAAACCTATTCAGGAAAGACGGTCTCTGCCGCCCTTGAAAACGGATTGCGCGATTTTTACACGGACAAAGACAGCCTGAAACAATTGGCCCGGTTACAGCGGGTGGACTTTCAGGCCACTCCGGATCAGTGGCGACAATTTGCACGGGGAAAACTGCAACTACTCACCAACGATTTGACGGGTGCCGAGAAAACCTTTCAGGGGATCCTGACCGAATCGCCCCAATCCTGCCTGGGCTGGGTGGGATTGGCCGAAAGCCACCTTCAAAGGGTGGTTGCCAAACAGGCTCTCGGTGGATATTTGGCCGATGATCTGGCATCCGCTTATTCCGCTGTTGTCAACGCTCGAAACGCGGCCCCAAACTGGTCTCTCGTGCATTTGCTGGAGGGGAAATACTACATTTTCATGGAAATCTGGAGCAAGGCTCAGGAAAGCCTGTTTAAGAGCTACCGGTTGTACCCGAATTCCGACGCTCTGTACATCGCCCTGTCCCGTTTGCATCCCTCCCGCTTGCGAAAAATCGGTTTTTATTCCATCCGGCAAACCCTGCATCGGGCTGTTTTTATGAACCCGGCCTCCATTCCTGCACATCTGCTGATGGCAGATGTTTTGTATCGTCAACACGATTTGGCTGAGGCGGAAAAACAATACAAAGAGTTGCTGGCATTTAATCCGGATTTGAAAGACGGACTGATGGAATTGGGCAAGTTTTATATTAACACCACAAACTATGCAGGAGCCCGAAGAATTTTTCAAAGACTCGTTCGGCAGGATTCCACAGATGCCATTTCCATTTACAATTTGGGGGTGATTGCCTTTCTTGAAGCAAGGCCCGACGAAGCCATTCCCTATTTTGAAAAAGCCCTTGCTGTCGGACACGTTGTCAATTCTTATCTCTATCTGGCCAAGATTTACGAACAGAAGGGCGAAACGGATCGGGCGATCTCTTTTTTGCGAAAACGGATTCACTTTAAATCGGGGCCGAACGATCCCTTTGCTGAAGAAGCCCGAAAACATCTGGTTGTTTTATTAAATCGAAAGGCGGCCAAATGA
- the folP gene encoding dihydropteroate synthase — protein MGILNVTPDSFSDGGKYGDPEHAQRRAFELVEAGADVLDIGGESTRPGAERLSVEEELGRVLPVLESVRGRLPVPISIDTTKAAVAREALNAGAALINDISGLRFDPEMASVAAEFDVPVIVMHLRGTPKTMQKNPQYKNLMGEILNELAESRARAQQAGISPEKIIVDPGIGFGKQWFHNYQILGELAALKMLESPILIGPSRKSFLGKILNSSPDERLEGTLVASTIGILNGAHLIRVHDVKEARRAARIADMFAGKFRSQ, from the coding sequence ATGGGAATCCTGAATGTGACGCCCGATTCCTTTTCGGACGGAGGGAAATATGGGGACCCCGAGCACGCCCAAAGGCGCGCGTTTGAGCTGGTGGAGGCGGGCGCTGATGTGCTGGATATTGGAGGAGAATCCACCCGTCCGGGTGCCGAACGGCTTTCCGTTGAGGAAGAGCTGGGGCGGGTCCTGCCTGTTTTGGAGTCCGTTCGGGGCAGGCTGCCGGTCCCGATTTCCATCGACACCACCAAGGCGGCCGTGGCTCGGGAAGCGTTGAATGCCGGGGCCGCTCTGATCAACGATATTAGCGGATTGCGTTTTGATCCTGAAATGGCCTCTGTGGCTGCGGAATTTGACGTTCCTGTAATTGTGATGCATCTTCGGGGAACCCCCAAAACGATGCAGAAAAATCCGCAGTACAAAAATCTCATGGGAGAGATTCTAAATGAACTGGCAGAGAGCCGGGCCCGGGCCCAACAGGCCGGAATTTCTCCCGAAAAAATTATTGTGGATCCCGGAATCGGTTTTGGGAAACAGTGGTTTCACAATTACCAAATTCTGGGGGAGCTGGCCGCCCTGAAAATGCTGGAATCTCCGATTTTGATCGGCCCGTCCCGAAAATCTTTTTTAGGCAAGATTTTGAATAGTTCTCCGGACGAACGACTGGAAGGGACACTCGTGGCCAGCACCATCGGCATTCTAAACGGGGCCCATCTCATTCGGGTTCACGATGTAAAGGAGGCCCGGCGTGCGGCCCGAATTGCAGATATGTTTGCGGGGAAATTCCGCTCGCAATGA
- a CDS encoding TIGR00159 family protein, giving the protein MTLFRIEFLHFTIIDLLDILVISYILYRLYLLIRGTRAIQIIAGWVIILLTSVVAKIFDMKTLSWIFDSLGTIWLVAFVIVFQPELRRILLYLGNLPLIRRFVRIRGSKVINEVIKASVELSKLGIGGLIVMTREMGLRGIIETGIRIQAEVSAPLILSIFNPLSPLHDGALIIQNELIEAAKCILPLSQSDTLEPWYGTRHRAALGLSEESDAVIIVVSEETHYISVAMNGKLKKNLNEDELRDVLEKSFKVESGKS; this is encoded by the coding sequence CTGACATTATTTCGGATTGAGTTTCTTCATTTTACGATCATTGATTTACTGGATATTCTGGTTATTTCGTACATCCTGTACCGCTTGTATCTTTTGATTCGGGGGACGCGGGCTATTCAAATTATTGCAGGGTGGGTGATCATTTTGCTGACATCCGTTGTGGCTAAAATCTTCGATATGAAAACCCTGTCGTGGATTTTTGACAGCCTGGGAACAATTTGGCTGGTGGCATTTGTGATTGTCTTTCAGCCGGAACTCCGGCGGATTTTGCTTTATCTGGGAAACCTGCCGCTCATTCGGCGGTTTGTTCGCATTCGGGGGAGTAAGGTTATTAATGAGGTGATAAAAGCCTCTGTGGAGCTCTCGAAGCTTGGCATCGGCGGACTCATCGTGATGACGCGCGAAATGGGCCTTCGGGGAATTATTGAAACCGGTATTCGCATTCAGGCGGAGGTCTCAGCACCCCTGATTCTCTCAATCTTTAATCCCCTTTCTCCTCTGCACGACGGAGCGCTTATTATTCAAAATGAACTCATTGAGGCGGCTAAGTGTATTTTACCGCTTTCCCAGAGCGACACGCTGGAACCCTGGTACGGCACACGCCACCGGGCCGCTCTCGGGCTTTCCGAAGAATCCGATGCGGTCATCATTGTGGTGTCCGAAGAAACCCATTACATTTCGGTGGCGATGAACGGAAAATTGAAGAAGAATCTGAACGAAGACGAACTCAGGGATGTGTTGGAAAAAAGTTTTAAGGTAGAAAGTGGAAAGAGTTAA